Within Pseudomonas cichorii, the genomic segment GCGCATCGGTATTGCGGAAGGTCACGATGCCCGACAGGGAGATATAGAAACCCAGGTCCAGCGCTGCCTTTGCCATTTCCCAGTCTTCGGTGAAGCAATGCAGCACACCTGCCTGCGGCAGTGCAGCTTCACGCAACAGATTCAGGGTATCGGCACGCGCCCCGCGCGTATGCACGATGACTGGCTTGCCGGTGACGCTGGCCGCCTGCAGGTGCAGACGAAAGGATGCCTGCTGAAGCTCGGCAGCCTCGGGCTCATAGTGATAATCCAGGCCGGTTTCACCGATGGCCACTACCCGTGGGTGATTCAGCTCGGACAGCAGCCAGTCCAGAGCAGGCGCTTCGCCGGGCTTGAGATCCAGCGGGTGAATACCCACCGAGCAGTCCACGTCGTCATAACGCTCGGCCAGGGCTTTTACAGCGCCGGCATTATCGGCGCTGACGCCGATACACAGAAAATGCCCGACACCTCTGCCACGCGCCGCTTCAAGGGCAGCGTCCAGAGAGCCATCGTGCTGGGTGAGGTCAAGGCGGTCGAGGTGGCAATGCGAATCTACAAGCATGGGTAAAAGGCAACTACATCGTATGAGTGGGACGGTCGGACTTAAGGGCTCCAACCAGATAGGTTTCGATCAGGTTACGAGCGGTATTGTCACCGTCGTTGAATTGCACGCCGACACCGGCGGCCCGGTTGCCTTGTGCGCCCTTGGGAGTGATCCAGGTCACCCTGCCGGTCACCGGAACTTTCTCCGGTTCATCCATCAGATTGAGCAGCATGAACACTTCATCACCCAGCTTGTAGCTTTTGCTGGTAGGAATGAACAGGCCGCCATTCTTGATAAAAGGCATGTAAGCCGCATACAGCACGGATTTGTCCTTGATGGTCAGGGACAGAATGCCGTTCCGCGGACCTGTACTAGGTGGCAAGCTCATTGCTACTCCTCATAGGTTCCCAAGTCTGCGAGTCTACGCCTGTCCGGGCAGACCTGCCCACTGCACCAGCAAGGCTTCGAGCAGCAGCACGCGATTGAGGTTGGCCTTGGACAAGACTTTCTGTCGCTGCGCCAGCACCCAGTCCTGAATCTCCAGCACTTTGGTGCGGGGCGTTTTTTGCGCCAGATACTGCACGACCTTGCGCATATCGCTCAAGCCAAGGCCTTCTTCATCCTCAGTCAACTGGTAACGCAGGATCAGGTGCGACCAGTCGCAGAACCAGTCGAACAGCAGCAACAGCGGGATATCCTTCCAGCCTTCCGCAAGCTGGGTCGGCGATTGCTGCTGCTTGAGCAGCTTTTTCACGCCTTCCACCACCTGGACACGCTGTTCGCGAATACCCTGGGCCTGAAGCGAAACCGCCGCCAGAGGCGAACCGGCCGCAAGGGTCAGCAACTCCACCCGCTCTTCTTCGGAGCTGTCCGGCAAGGCCGTTGCCAGCCATTCCAGGCTGGCTTGCCCACTCGGCAGCGGGCAGGCCTGCTGCACACAGCGGCTTTTGATGGTCGGCAGCAACCGGCTCGGCTGATGACTGACCAGCAGCAGGACCGTATTGCCCGAAGGCTCTTCAAGACTTTTCAACAGCGCGTTGGCCGCGTTGATGTTCATCGCCTCGACCGGCTCGACCAGCACCACCTTGCGCCCGCCCATTTGTGCGGTCTGCACGACGAAACTCACCAGATCGCGAACCTGATCGACCTTGATGGGCTTGTCTGCCTCTTCCGGTTCCAGCACGTAATTATCAGGATGGCTGCCAGCCGCCAGCAGCAGACAGGACTTGCACTGCCCGCAGGCATCGAGCCCTTCGGGGCGCTGGCACAGCAAGGTGTGCATCAGACGCTCGGCCAGCGCACGCTTGCCGATCCCCACAGGACCATGCAACAGATAGGCATGAGCATGCTGGGAACGACCGGCCATCTGTTGCCACAGAGACGTCTGCCACGGATAGGCTTCAGCCACGGTGCCGCTCCAGCAACTCGGGCAGCAACGCATCCAGGGACGACTGGACCTGAGCCAGTGTCTGAGACGCATCCACCAACCGGTAACGCGCAGGCTCGGCGTGTGCCCGCGCCAGGTAAGTACTACGCACGGCGTCAAAGAACGCACGGCCTTCCTGCTCGAAACGATCCAGTCGGCCTCGTGCAGCGGCACGCGCCAGACCCACTTCGACCGGCAGGTCGAACACCAGCGTCAGGTCAGGCCGCAAGGTGCCCTGGACAAAGCTTTCCAGTGTGGCAATACGCTCATGGGACAAGCCGCGCCCGCCGCCCTGATAGGCATAGGTCGCATCCGTGAAACGATCACACAAGACCACTTCACCACGGGCCAGGGCAGGACGAATGACTTCGGCCAGATGCTGGGCACGTGCGGCAAAGACCAGCAGCAGTTCGGTATCGGCAGACATGGCTTCGTCGCTGGGCGCCAGCAGCAATTCGCGAATACGTTCGGCCAATGGCGTACCACCGGGCTCACGGGTCAACAGCACCTCGATGCCCTGGGCACGCAACTGAGCCGCCAGGTAATCGCGGTTGGTGCTTTTGCCAGCACCTTCCGGGCCTTCAAGGGTGATGAACAAGCCAGTCACAGGCAATCCTTAGTTGTTTTCATTGCGAGGCTGAATCGCCGGGCGGCGCATCGGGCGCAGCCGCGGGTTCGGACTCTGTGGGAGTCGATCCGGACCCGGCAGGCGCTACCGGAGTCGGTGCCGGGCTGGATCGGTAATCTGCACGGCGTTTGAGCTGGTATTCGCGTACCGCTGCGTTATGGGCATCCAGATCGTCGGAAAACACATGGCTGCCATCCCCTTTCGCCACGAAGTACAGGCTGGTGCCCGATACGGGGTTGAGGGCCGCATTGATGGCTTCGCGTCCAGCCAGAGCAATCGGTGTCGGCGGCAGGCCGGCAATGACGTAAGTGTTGTAAGGCGTCGCCTCTTTAAGATTGGCGCGGGTCAGCTTGCCGTTGTAGCGCTCGCCCATACCATAGATCACCGTCGGATCGGTCTGCAGCATCATTCCCAACCCCAGACGACGGACAAACACACCGGCAATTTCACCACGCTCGCGAGGCACGCCGGTTTCCTTTTCCACCAGCGAAGCCATGATCAAGGCCTCGTAAGGATCCTTGTAAGGCAAATCCGCAGCACGCTTGCTCCACTCCTCCTCTAGCACGTCTTGCAGACGGTTGTAGGCCTGCTTGAGCAGATCGGCATCGCTCATGCCGCGCACATAGCGGTAGGTATCGGGAAAGAAGCGGCCTTCAGGGAAGACATCGGGATGCCCGAGCCTGACCATCAAATCCTTGTCGCTCAACCCGGCCAGGGTCTGTTCGAGCTTGGGCTGCCTGGCCAGTGCGGCGCGAACCTGACGGAAGTTCCAGCCCTCCACCAGCGTCAGGCTGTACTGCACGACTTCCTTGCGCTTCCAGACGCCAAACAGGGCTTGCACGTCCATGCCCGGCGTCATGCGGTATTCGCCACTGTGCAGCGGCTGTTCGGCCAGATTGAAACGCCAGTAAACACGCAACCAGAAGGCGTCCTTGATCACGCCGTCATTCTCAAGGCGATTGAGCACCAGGGAAGGCGACGATCCGGCAGGTACGTCCAGCAGTTGTTCCTGAGTGACATTCAGAGGCTGGTTCAACGCTTCCCGCTGCTTCCACCAGGCAAAGCCCAGCGTCAGACCTGCCAGGACTGCAGCGATTTCCAGCAACACCAGTATTTTTCGGATCACGAATCAGTTATCCAGAAGTGCTCGAGCAATATCTTGCAGTTTACGGGTGAGCGGACCAACCGGCCAGTTCAGCCTTGAAAAGCCACGCACCGGCCACACGCCATAAACGCTATTGCACAGAAACAGCTCATCCGCCTGTTCAAGGTCGGACAAGTGCAGGTCACGGATATCGACAGCAATACCCTGATTTCGTGCCTGATCCAGCAACTCGGCACGCATCACGCCCGCTACACCGCAACGACTCAGGTCAGCCGTCAGCAGGACACCATCGCGAACCAGAAACAGATTGCTGTAGACGCCTTCGATCACGCGGCCGGAGGTATCGCACATCAGACCTTCGGCATATTCGCTGTCCTGCCACTCGGAGCGGGCCAGCACTTGCTCCAGGCGGTTCAGATGCTTGAGGCCGGCCAGCAACGGCTGCTCAGCCAGACGGGTCTTGCACGGAAAAAGACGTACGCCCTGCCCGGCATGGGCCGATGGGTACGCGGGAGCCGCAGAGCCCTGCAGAATGCGTCGCGACTGGGTATCGGGGGCTGGCGCGTAACCGCGCTGGCTGTCGCCGCGGGTCAGGATCAGTTTCATGACGCCGTCGCCCAGTTGCGCAGCGAAGCGGGTCATTTCAGTACGAAGCAGCACCTGATCGACAGGGATGGCCAAACGGTCACAGGATGTTTCAAGGCGCTGCAGATGCCGCTCGAACAGCAACGGCTGGCCCTTGCTGACGGCGATGGTTTCAAACACTCCATCGCCATAAGCCAGACCTCTGTCCCTGAGGGACAGAGAATCTTCGGGGCAACCGTCAACCCAGGCGAGCATCACTCGCTGAACCGACGGAACACCAGCGAGCCATTGGTACCGCCAAACCCGAAGGAGTTGGAGACGGCAACATCGATCGGCATGCGACGCGCCTCATGAGGCACGAAGTCCAGATCACAGCCTTCGTCCGGCTCATCCAGGTTGATGGTCGGTGGCGCAACCTGATCGGCAATCGCCAGGACACTGAAAATCGCCTCGACCGCACCAGCGGCACCCAGCAGGTGACCGGTCATGGACTTGGTGGAGCTGACTGCCAGCTTGTAGGCGTGATCGCCGAATACCGACTTGACCGCCGACGCTTCAGCCAGGTCGCCCGCTGGCGTCGAAGTGCCGTGAGCATTGATGTACTGGACCTGCTCGACATTGAGCTTCGCATCGCGCAGCGCATTGGCGATGCAACGGGCCGCACCGGCACCGTCCTCGGGTGGCGAAGTCATGTGATAGGCATCACCGCTCATGCCGAAGCCAACCAGCTCGGCATAGATGGTCGCGCCACGCGCCTTGGCGTGTTCGAGTTCTTCGAGCACCAGAGCGCCTGCGCCATCGGAGAGCACGAAACCGTCACGCCCCTTGTCCCACGGACGACTGGCACGTGCAGGGTCGTCGTTGCGGGTAGACAACGCACGCGCCGCACCGAAGCCGCCCATGCCCAGGCCACAGGCTGCCATTTCGGCGCCACCGGCGATCATGACGTCAGCTTCGTCATAGGCGATATTGCGCGCAGCCATGCCGATGCAATGAGTCGCTGTGGTACATGCCGTGGCGATGGAGTAGTTAGGACCCTGTGCCCCCAAATGGATGGACAGGAACCCGGAAATCATATTGATGATCGAGCCCGGCACGAAAAACGGAGAGATCCGCCCCGGCCCTTGCTCGTGCAGCAGACGACTGCTGTTTTCGATGTTGGTCAGACCACCGATACCCGACCCCATGGCAACGCCAATGCGCTCGCGGTTGGCATCCGTGACCTCAAGACCAGCATTGCGCACAGCCTGAAAGCTGGCTGCCAGACCGTATTGAATAAAGAGATCGAGCCGACGCGCTTCCTTCGGCGCCAGGTATTCTTCGACATTGAAGCCTTTGACCGAACCACCGAAGCGGGTGGTGAAGGCCGAAAGGTCAGTGTGCTCGATAAGGCCGATGCCACTACGGCCCGCCAGAATCCCTTGCCAACTGCTGGGCACATCATTGCCCAATGGCGAAAGCATGCCCATCCCGGTGACCACGACGCGTCTACGCGACACAGGACTCTCCTTCTCTATTGTTGACAAAACATCGCTTTTTCAAAGAAAAAACCGCACGCCGGTAAGAGCAGTGCGGTTTTCACATCACAGCAACAACGATTACAAAGTCTTAGCCCTGGTGGCTGTTGACGTAATCGATAGCAGCTTGAACGGTGGTGATCTTTTCCGCTTCTTCGTCAGGGATTTCGGTCTCGAATTCCTCTTCCAGAGCCATTACCAGCTCAACGGTGTCCAGGGAGTCAGCACCCAGGTCTTCAACAAAGGAAGCGGTGTTAACGACTTCTTCTTCCTTGACGCCAAGTTGCTCGGCAACGATTTTCTTGACGCGCTCTTCGATGGTGCTCATACCTAGTTTTAACTCCTAGTGGAAATATTCAGGCATCTGGCCAGAGGGTAAGTGTATAGAAGAGGTTTTGCTGATTTCAAGCTTCACGCTCCTCCACCGAACCTCACCCGCCAATTGCCTATTTGTAGATTGCAGTTTTACAACGGATTTTAGACAGCTCGCATGACACTTTTTGAAACGAACATCCACTCTCAGCTCATGTACATCCCGCCGTTGACCGGGATTGTAGCCCCGGTAACGTAGCCTGCGCCTTCCGACGCAAGAAAAGCGACAACATGTGCAATTTCTTCAGCCTGACCCAGACGCCCCAGAGGGATCTGTGTGATCAGGGATTGACGCTGAGCTTCAGGCAGCTCGCGCGTCATGTCTGTATCGATGAAGCCTGGTGCCACCGAGTTCACGGTCACGGCACGGGAGCCGACTTCACGAGCCAATGCACGGCTGAAACCTTCCAGACCGGCCTTGGCAGATGCGTAGTTTACTTGACCTGCGTTGCCCATGGCACCGACAACCGAACCAATGCTGATGATACGACCCCAACGAGCCTTGGTCATGCCACGCAATACGCCCTTGGACAGGCGGAACAGACTGTTCAGGTTGGTGTTTACTACATCATGCCATTCGTCATCTTTCATGCGCATCATCAGGTTGTCCCGGGTAATACCGGCATTGTTCACCAGAATCAGCGGCGCACCGACACGCTCCTGAATGGTGGACAGCACCGAATCCACGGACTCGGCATTGCACACATCCAGCGCCAGGCCGAAGCCTTCGATGCCGTTTTCCTTGAATGTAGCAGAGATGCGCTCGGCACCGGACTCAGAGGTCGCGGTACCCACAACGACTGCACCATTGCGGCCCAATTCCAGGGCAATGGCTTGACCAATTCCACGACTGGCACCAGTCACCAGTGCAACTTTACCTTGCAGGCTCATGCAAGCTTCTCCTAATCAGGCCAGTGCCGCACGAGCGGCGGCAAAGGCGTCCGGGGTATCCAGGTTGTAGGTAATCACGCCTTCGGCGCAACGCTTGTTCAGACCAGCCAACACCTTGCCCGGCCCACATTCCACCAACTGGGTCGCACCATGGCTCGCCAGGCTCTGGATGGATTCCACCCAGCGTACCGGCTTGTACAACTGCTCCAGCAGATCACGCTTGAGCGTAGCCAGATCGTTCACGGCAGCGGCGCTGACATTCTGCACCAGAGAGATGACAGGCGCTTGCCACTCGATAGCCTCGATGGACTCGGCAAAGCGCTCGGCCGCCGGACGCATCAGCTCACAGTGGGAAGGAACGCTGACCGGCAAAGGCAATGCACGTTTTGCGCCACGGGCCTTGCACAGCTCCATTGCGCGCTTCACCGCCTCGGCGGCACCGGCAATGACGACCTGGCCCGGCGAGTTGAAATTCACGGCGCTGACCACTTCGCCCTGCGCAGCTTCGGCGCAAGCCGCGATAACATCGGCATCGTCCAGCCCCAGGATGGCAGCCATGCCGCCCTGACCGGCCGGAACCGCTTCCTGCATCAGTTGACCGCGACGCTCCACCAGCTTGACCGCATCGGCAAGACTGAGGCTCTGGGCAGCAACCAGTGCACTGTATTCGCCCAGGCTGTGACCGGCCACGAACGCCGGAACCGCACCACCTTCGGCCAGCCACACATGCCACAGGGCAATGGACGCCGTCAGGATGGCAGGCTGGGTCTTGTCGGTCTGGTTGAGAGACTCGACCGGACCTTGCTGGGTCAGTGCCCAGAGGTCATAGCCCAGGGCATCGGATGCCTGTTCAAAAGTGTCGAGGATCAACGGATGCTGTGCGCCCTGCTCGGCGAGCATGCCGAGCGATTGCGATCCTTGACCCGGAAAGACGAATGCGAGGGATGCAGACATGTAACAGGCCCCTGAATTGTTGTCGTCGAAAATAGGCGTCCGGGCATGCCGAACGCAGGAATTCAAATTTGCATGACTGCACGTTTGGATGACTGGCCAGTCAATTGCGTCACATTTTCAGGAATCACTACTTTGCAGTAACACTTCAAGCCGCCCGCGCAGGCGTTGCGGCAGG encodes:
- the pabC gene encoding aminodeoxychorismate lyase → MLAWVDGCPEDSLSLRDRGLAYGDGVFETIAVSKGQPLLFERHLQRLETSCDRLAIPVDQVLLRTEMTRFAAQLGDGVMKLILTRGDSQRGYAPAPDTQSRRILQGSAAPAYPSAHAGQGVRLFPCKTRLAEQPLLAGLKHLNRLEQVLARSEWQDSEYAEGLMCDTSGRVIEGVYSNLFLVRDGVLLTADLSRCGVAGVMRAELLDQARNQGIAVDIRDLHLSDLEQADELFLCNSVYGVWPVRGFSRLNWPVGPLTRKLQDIARALLDN
- the fabF gene encoding beta-ketoacyl-ACP synthase II, coding for MSRRRVVVTGMGMLSPLGNDVPSSWQGILAGRSGIGLIEHTDLSAFTTRFGGSVKGFNVEEYLAPKEARRLDLFIQYGLAASFQAVRNAGLEVTDANRERIGVAMGSGIGGLTNIENSSRLLHEQGPGRISPFFVPGSIINMISGFLSIHLGAQGPNYSIATACTTATHCIGMAARNIAYDEADVMIAGGAEMAACGLGMGGFGAARALSTRNDDPARASRPWDKGRDGFVLSDGAGALVLEELEHAKARGATIYAELVGFGMSGDAYHMTSPPEDGAGAARCIANALRDAKLNVEQVQYINAHGTSTPAGDLAEASAVKSVFGDHAYKLAVSSTKSMTGHLLGAAGAVEAIFSVLAIADQVAPPTINLDEPDEGCDLDFVPHEARRMPIDVAVSNSFGFGGTNGSLVFRRFSE
- a CDS encoding DNA polymerase III subunit delta' translates to MAEAYPWQTSLWQQMAGRSQHAHAYLLHGPVGIGKRALAERLMHTLLCQRPEGLDACGQCKSCLLLAAGSHPDNYVLEPEEADKPIKVDQVRDLVSFVVQTAQMGGRKVVLVEPVEAMNINAANALLKSLEEPSGNTVLLLVSHQPSRLLPTIKSRCVQQACPLPSGQASLEWLATALPDSSEEERVELLTLAAGSPLAAVSLQAQGIREQRVQVVEGVKKLLKQQQSPTQLAEGWKDIPLLLLFDWFCDWSHLILRYQLTEDEEGLGLSDMRKVVQYLAQKTPRTKVLEIQDWVLAQRQKVLSKANLNRVLLLEALLVQWAGLPGQA
- a CDS encoding PilZ domain-containing protein, whose amino-acid sequence is MSLPPSTGPRNGILSLTIKDKSVLYAAYMPFIKNGGLFIPTSKSYKLGDEVFMLLNLMDEPEKVPVTGRVTWITPKGAQGNRAAGVGVQFNDGDNTARNLIETYLVGALKSDRPTHTM
- a CDS encoding TatD family hydrolase; translated protein: MLVDSHCHLDRLDLTQHDGSLDAALEAARGRGVGHFLCIGVSADNAGAVKALAERYDDVDCSVGIHPLDLKPGEAPALDWLLSELNHPRVVAIGETGLDYHYEPEAAELQQASFRLHLQAASVTGKPVIVHTRGARADTLNLLREAALPQAGVLHCFTEDWEMAKAALDLGFYISLSGIVTFRNTDALRDVARQVPADRLLVETDSPYLAPIPYRGKPNLPQYVREVAEFLAMLRGEPYERFAEQTTENFARLFPMAHVSKP
- the mltG gene encoding endolytic transglycosylase MltG, whose translation is MIRKILVLLEIAAVLAGLTLGFAWWKQREALNQPLNVTQEQLLDVPAGSSPSLVLNRLENDGVIKDAFWLRVYWRFNLAEQPLHSGEYRMTPGMDVQALFGVWKRKEVVQYSLTLVEGWNFRQVRAALARQPKLEQTLAGLSDKDLMVRLGHPDVFPEGRFFPDTYRYVRGMSDADLLKQAYNRLQDVLEEEWSKRAADLPYKDPYEALIMASLVEKETGVPRERGEIAGVFVRRLGLGMMLQTDPTVIYGMGERYNGKLTRANLKEATPYNTYVIAGLPPTPIALAGREAINAALNPVSGTSLYFVAKGDGSHVFSDDLDAHNAAVREYQLKRRADYRSSPAPTPVAPAGSGSTPTESEPAAAPDAPPGDSASQ
- the acpP gene encoding acyl carrier protein yields the protein MSTIEERVKKIVAEQLGVKEEEVVNTASFVEDLGADSLDTVELVMALEEEFETEIPDEEAEKITTVQAAIDYVNSHQG
- the fabD gene encoding ACP S-malonyltransferase, whose product is MSASLAFVFPGQGSQSLGMLAEQGAQHPLILDTFEQASDALGYDLWALTQQGPVESLNQTDKTQPAILTASIALWHVWLAEGGAVPAFVAGHSLGEYSALVAAQSLSLADAVKLVERRGQLMQEAVPAGQGGMAAILGLDDADVIAACAEAAQGEVVSAVNFNSPGQVVIAGAAEAVKRAMELCKARGAKRALPLPVSVPSHCELMRPAAERFAESIEAIEWQAPVISLVQNVSAAAVNDLATLKRDLLEQLYKPVRWVESIQSLASHGATQLVECGPGKVLAGLNKRCAEGVITYNLDTPDAFAAARAALA
- the fabG gene encoding 3-oxoacyl-ACP reductase FabG; amino-acid sequence: MSLQGKVALVTGASRGIGQAIALELGRNGAVVVGTATSESGAERISATFKENGIEGFGLALDVCNAESVDSVLSTIQERVGAPLILVNNAGITRDNLMMRMKDDEWHDVVNTNLNSLFRLSKGVLRGMTKARWGRIISIGSVVGAMGNAGQVNYASAKAGLEGFSRALAREVGSRAVTVNSVAPGFIDTDMTRELPEAQRQSLITQIPLGRLGQAEEIAHVVAFLASEGAGYVTGATIPVNGGMYMS
- the tmk gene encoding dTMP kinase; this encodes MTGLFITLEGPEGAGKSTNRDYLAAQLRAQGIEVLLTREPGGTPLAERIRELLLAPSDEAMSADTELLLVFAARAQHLAEVIRPALARGEVVLCDRFTDATYAYQGGGRGLSHERIATLESFVQGTLRPDLTLVFDLPVEVGLARAAARGRLDRFEQEGRAFFDAVRSTYLARAHAEPARYRLVDASQTLAQVQSSLDALLPELLERHRG